One Malus domestica chromosome 11, GDT2T_hap1 genomic region harbors:
- the LOC103413375 gene encoding small nuclear ribonucleoprotein SmD1a, which produces MKLVRFLMKLNNETVSIELKNGTVVNGTITGVDISMNTHLKTVKLTLKGKNPVTLDHLSVRGNNIRYYILPDSLNLETLLVEETPRVKPKKPTAGRPMGRGRGRGRGRGRGRGR; this is translated from the exons gtttttgatGAAGTTGAACAACGAGACAGTGTCGATCGAGCTCAAAAACGGCACCGTTGTGAACGGAACCATCACGG GTGTGGATATCAGTATGAATACTCATTTGAAGACGGTGAAACTTACACTCAAGGGGAAGAACCCAGTGACTCTGGATCATCTCAGCGTGAGGGGTAACAACATTCGATACTATATCCTTCCTGACAGCCTGAATCTCGAGACTTTGCTGGTTGAAGAGACACCTAGGGTCAAGCCCAAGAAGCCAACTGCAG GGAGGCCTATGGGACGGGGACGTGGCCGTGGACGTGGTCGCGGACGTGGCCGCGGACGTTAA
- the LOC103413374 gene encoding outer envelope membrane protein 7-like, which produces MGKASGAKQAAVVFGALAVGWLAIELAFKPFLDKARSGMNKSDPARDPDEDDVVKAAEATVKAAEATVKAAQATVKAAEIAVDEASAPL; this is translated from the coding sequence ATGGGAAAAGCGTCGGGAGCGAAGCAAGCGGCGGTGGTGTTCGGAGCCCTAGCCGTCGGATGGCTGGCCATAGAGCTCGCCTTCAAGCCCTTCCTCGACAAAGCCCGCTCCGGCATGAACAAGTCCGACCCGGCCCGCGATCCCGACGAAGACGATGTCGTCAAGGCTGCCGAGGCCACCGTTAAAGCTGCCGAGGCCACGGTTAAAGCTGCCCAGGCCACCGTTAAAGCTGCCGAGATCGCCGTCGACGAAGCCTCTGCACCTCTGTAA
- the LOC103413373 gene encoding probable F-box protein At2g36090 has protein sequence MVLFHADGFNGCFYNCDLLTHADTDYDNDGEVFLSAANGLPPITSMETEKRDGKLWRGLRDGLWLSWIVANGKIKQAANLACCYPLGGQRHWPTDKDFVMLFGSILPAIDILPCQVVECILSLKLRVICTEGEGVQTTLKLTELSMQFEDMEGNCFNGRNSLLMLKEALSQGRP, from the coding sequence ATGGTTCTCTTCCATGCAGATGGCTTCAATGGTTGTTTCTATAACTGCGATCTTCTAACTCATGCAGATACAGATTATGACAACGATGGTGAAGTTTTCCTCTCCGCTGCTAATGGTCTACCACCGATCACATCAATGGAGACAGAAAAGAGGGATGGGAAGTTATGGAGGGGGCTGCGAGATGGACTCTGGCTTAGTTGGAttgttgcaaatggaaaaataAAGCAAGCCGCTAATCTTGCTTGCTGTTACCCTCTTGGCGGTCAAAGACATTGGCCAACGGACAAGGATTTCGTGATGCTCTTTGGATCCATTCTTCCCGCCATAGACATCCTTCCTTGTCAAGTGGTAGAATGCATCCTCAGTTTGAAGCTCAGAGTGATTTGCACCGAAGGTGAAGGTGTTCAGACAACTCTTAAGTTAACGGAACTAAGCATGCAGTTCGAAGACATGGAAGGCAACTGCTTCAACGGAAGAAACAGTTTGCTTATGCTCAAGGAAGCGCTGAGCCAGGGCCGGCCCTGA